In one Vulgatibacter incomptus genomic region, the following are encoded:
- a CDS encoding class I SAM-dependent methyltransferase translates to MHSVTKPVTTGDIYDKPLLYDIAFSYRDFPSEVDALAAWYARVAGKASPGSVIELACGPADHAVEWDRRGAQAAALDLSKAMCEYAVGKASLQGAKVEVFCADMIDFALERRFDLALLMINSVAHIHTVEAMVRHLRSVAAHLEPDGVYVLELQHPRDFVGRGARPTGVSRPWRVERFGLSVETRWGSPDDPYDPVRQLFEAHVEIHASDGEREEVVRETCTMRDWGYGELEAAVKLSGAFEIAELHGDFLADAPFDESSWRMIVVLRRSDLKV, encoded by the coding sequence ATGCATTCCGTAACCAAACCGGTCACGACTGGTGACATCTACGACAAGCCGCTGCTGTACGACATCGCCTTCAGCTACCGCGACTTCCCGTCCGAGGTGGACGCCCTCGCGGCCTGGTACGCGCGCGTGGCCGGGAAGGCTTCCCCTGGCTCGGTGATCGAGCTCGCGTGCGGGCCCGCCGATCACGCGGTCGAATGGGATCGGCGCGGAGCGCAGGCTGCCGCTCTCGATCTCTCAAAGGCCATGTGCGAATACGCCGTCGGCAAGGCTTCGCTCCAGGGGGCAAAGGTCGAGGTCTTCTGCGCGGACATGATCGACTTCGCGCTGGAGCGCCGCTTCGACCTCGCCCTGCTGATGATCAACAGCGTGGCGCACATCCACACGGTCGAAGCGATGGTGCGCCACCTTCGTTCGGTCGCCGCGCACCTCGAGCCGGATGGCGTCTATGTCCTGGAGCTCCAGCATCCTCGGGATTTCGTGGGGCGGGGCGCGCGGCCGACGGGCGTGTCCCGGCCGTGGCGCGTGGAGCGCTTCGGCCTCTCGGTGGAGACCCGGTGGGGCTCACCTGACGATCCCTACGATCCCGTGCGTCAGCTCTTCGAAGCTCATGTGGAGATCCACGCGTCCGATGGAGAGCGCGAGGAGGTGGTCCGCGAGACCTGCACCATGCGCGACTGGGGATACGGCGAGCTCGAGGCGGCGGTGAAGCTCTCCGGTGCCTTCGAGATCGCGGAGCTCCACGGGGATTTCCTCGCGGACGCGCCCTTCGACGAGTCGAGCTGGCGGATGATCGTGGTCCTCCGCCGTTCCGACCTGAAGGTCTAG
- the ggt gene encoding gamma-glutamyltransferase codes for MRSLLLLFVLLVASPCLALPAAGEAGLVATAHPAASAAGVEMLRKGGNAVDAAVASAFALAVAEPNSSGLGGGGFALVRVGSELRFFDFREVAPARAKRDMFLRGGKPDPALSRDGPLAVAVPGAVAGYLALQERYGKLDRATVLAPAIRIAEEGFRVDERYRTYAGYRLDVLRRDPEASRIFLVRDPSGGPAQVPPLGTLLVQRDLAATLREIAKNGANAFYSGAVAKKLVADLRSRGGILEAADLAGFRVKEREPLVGSYMGHAVATAPPPSAGGAVLLTVLNVLETLPAQTPWRDPVSLHLFIETMKRAFADRALFGDPAFIDVPVAALVSKERAARLVSSIGFPSTPATSIPPGEGAELGLGPEDARAVGGGTDTTHLCTIDAAGDAVSLTTTVNYGFGAGIVAKGTGVLWNDEMDDFSIAPGVPNAFGVSGSAANAVAPGKIPLSSMTPTLVFDGPTTDSPVRVVVGSPGGPRIPTAVAWALYALLAYGADVEKALGLGRIHHQHLPDVTLYEPFALDSATLGLLLLRGHRLEEAGTWSNATMIAVDPKTGVRTGAADPRGSGTAIAQ; via the coding sequence ATGCGATCGCTCCTCCTGCTTTTCGTCCTGCTCGTCGCCTCGCCCTGCCTCGCCCTCCCGGCGGCGGGAGAGGCGGGGCTCGTCGCGACGGCTCATCCGGCGGCGAGCGCGGCCGGCGTCGAGATGCTCCGCAAGGGCGGCAACGCCGTCGACGCCGCGGTGGCCTCGGCGTTCGCCCTCGCGGTGGCCGAGCCGAACTCCTCCGGCCTGGGCGGCGGAGGCTTCGCGCTGGTCCGGGTGGGCTCGGAGCTCCGCTTCTTCGATTTCCGCGAAGTCGCGCCGGCGCGCGCGAAGCGCGACATGTTCCTCCGTGGCGGCAAGCCCGATCCCGCGCTCTCACGCGACGGCCCCCTCGCCGTCGCCGTCCCCGGAGCGGTGGCGGGCTACCTCGCCCTCCAGGAGCGCTACGGCAAGCTCGACCGGGCGACGGTCCTCGCGCCGGCGATCCGGATCGCGGAAGAGGGCTTCCGTGTCGACGAGCGCTACCGCACCTACGCGGGCTACCGGTTGGACGTCCTTCGCCGCGATCCGGAGGCGTCACGGATCTTCCTCGTGCGGGATCCCTCGGGAGGCCCCGCACAGGTCCCTCCCCTCGGAACCCTCCTCGTGCAGAGAGACCTGGCCGCGACCCTCCGCGAGATCGCGAAGAACGGCGCCAACGCTTTCTACAGCGGGGCGGTGGCGAAGAAGCTCGTCGCCGATCTCCGCTCGCGGGGCGGGATCCTCGAGGCGGCGGACCTCGCGGGCTTCCGCGTGAAAGAGCGGGAGCCCCTGGTGGGCTCGTACATGGGCCACGCCGTCGCCACCGCGCCGCCTCCTTCTGCCGGCGGCGCGGTCCTGCTCACCGTGCTCAACGTCCTGGAGACCCTGCCCGCCCAGACGCCGTGGCGCGATCCGGTCTCGCTCCATCTCTTCATCGAGACCATGAAGCGCGCCTTCGCGGACCGCGCGCTCTTCGGCGATCCGGCCTTTATCGACGTCCCCGTGGCGGCCCTCGTCTCCAAGGAGCGGGCGGCGCGTCTCGTGAGCTCCATCGGCTTCCCGTCCACGCCCGCCACCTCGATCCCGCCGGGCGAAGGCGCCGAGCTCGGGCTCGGACCCGAGGACGCTCGCGCGGTGGGAGGCGGAACGGACACGACCCACCTGTGCACGATCGACGCGGCCGGCGACGCGGTCTCGCTCACCACCACGGTCAACTACGGCTTCGGCGCCGGCATCGTCGCGAAGGGCACTGGTGTCCTCTGGAACGACGAGATGGACGACTTCTCCATCGCCCCTGGCGTCCCCAACGCCTTCGGGGTCTCCGGCTCCGCAGCCAACGCGGTCGCGCCGGGAAAGATCCCCCTCTCTTCGATGACGCCAACCCTCGTGTTCGACGGCCCGACCACCGACTCTCCGGTCCGGGTCGTGGTCGGGTCGCCGGGCGGTCCGCGCATCCCGACGGCCGTGGCTTGGGCCCTCTACGCCCTTCTGGCGTACGGTGCCGACGTGGAGAAGGCCCTCGGCCTCGGGCGGATCCACCACCAGCACCTGCCCGACGTGACGCTCTACGAGCCCTTCGCCCTCGACTCGGCGACGCTGGGCCTCCTCCTCCTCCGCGGCCATCGGCTGGAAGAAGCCGGCACCTGGAGCAACGCCACGATGATCGCGGTCGACCCGAAGACGGGCGTCCGGACGGGAGCCGCCGATCCGCGCGGATCGGGCACTGCCATCGCCCAGTGA
- the trxB gene encoding thioredoxin-disulfide reductase produces MADKHAKVVIIGSGPAGYTAAVYAARAELAPVLISGPQPGGQLTITSDVENYPGFPDGIMGPEMMDRFRAQAERFGTQFVDGFVSEIDMSRRPFLISVDEGRETWTAETVILATGASAKWLGIPGEKELMGKGVSACATCDGFFFKGQEIVVIGGGDTAMEEATFLTKFASRVTVIHRRDSLRASKIMQEKARSNPKISFMWNCGVTEVLGENGVTGVRVKNLHSGEEAVIPCTGFFVAIGHEPNTKIAKGQLDMNEVGYIKVKPGSTRTNIPGIFACGDAADAVYRQAVTAAGTGCMAAIDAERFLEQGE; encoded by the coding sequence ATGGCAGACAAGCATGCGAAGGTGGTGATCATTGGCTCGGGCCCCGCTGGATACACGGCGGCGGTCTACGCGGCCCGGGCGGAGCTGGCGCCGGTCCTGATCTCGGGGCCCCAGCCTGGCGGGCAGCTCACGATTACCAGCGACGTGGAGAACTACCCGGGCTTCCCGGACGGGATCATGGGTCCGGAGATGATGGACCGCTTCCGCGCCCAGGCCGAGCGCTTCGGGACGCAGTTCGTGGACGGCTTCGTCTCGGAGATCGACATGAGCCGTCGCCCCTTCCTCATCTCGGTGGACGAGGGCCGCGAGACCTGGACGGCGGAGACGGTGATCCTGGCGACGGGCGCGTCCGCGAAGTGGCTCGGCATCCCCGGCGAGAAGGAGCTCATGGGCAAGGGCGTCTCCGCCTGCGCCACCTGCGACGGCTTCTTCTTCAAGGGGCAGGAGATCGTGGTGATCGGTGGCGGCGACACCGCGATGGAGGAGGCCACCTTCCTCACCAAGTTCGCGTCGCGCGTCACCGTGATCCACCGGCGCGACTCGCTACGAGCCTCGAAGATCATGCAGGAGAAGGCCCGGTCGAACCCGAAGATCTCCTTCATGTGGAACTGCGGCGTGACCGAGGTGCTGGGCGAGAACGGCGTCACCGGCGTGCGGGTCAAGAACCTCCACTCCGGCGAGGAGGCGGTCATCCCCTGCACCGGCTTCTTCGTGGCGATCGGCCACGAGCCGAACACGAAGATCGCCAAGGGCCAGCTCGACATGAACGAGGTCGGCTACATCAAGGTCAAGCCGGGGAGCACCCGCACCAACATCCCCGGGATCTTCGCCTGTGGCGACGCCGCCGACGCGGTCTACCGCCAGGCGGTGACGGCCGCCGGGACCGGCTGCATGGCCGCGATCGACGCGGAGCGCTTCCTCGAGCAGGGGGAGTAG
- a CDS encoding TatD family hydrolase has product MDRLPPIFDAQIHAENLGDRDLEDLAYFGVEAAIAIAGDDAPADSVRDLLRYLEVQIDTQTERLRKAGIAPFVAVGIHPQRLPIRGLGQALAELPALLDRGRVAALGAIGLAEGGEREEEAFVAQLELAASLRVPVIVNTPDRSNPPIARRVLSLLKASELPPSKVLVGAGDPGTVRVVREFGFHACLTVHPARLPAEAAVRIIRQYGGTGILLASEAGAGASDLLAVPRTLHLLERAGISPEITRRVGYENAIDFFGVDRRVL; this is encoded by the coding sequence ATGGATCGCCTGCCTCCGATCTTCGACGCGCAGATCCACGCCGAAAACCTGGGCGATCGGGATCTCGAGGACCTCGCCTACTTCGGCGTGGAGGCCGCGATCGCGATCGCAGGCGACGACGCACCGGCGGACTCCGTCCGCGACCTCCTCCGCTACCTGGAGGTGCAGATCGACACGCAGACGGAGCGGCTCCGAAAGGCGGGCATCGCGCCGTTCGTCGCGGTCGGGATCCATCCGCAGCGGCTCCCGATCCGGGGCCTGGGGCAGGCCCTCGCAGAGCTGCCGGCCCTCCTCGACCGGGGCAGGGTCGCCGCCCTCGGCGCGATCGGCCTCGCGGAGGGCGGAGAGCGGGAGGAGGAGGCCTTCGTCGCGCAGCTCGAGCTCGCCGCTTCACTCCGCGTGCCGGTCATCGTCAACACGCCGGACCGCAGCAACCCGCCGATCGCGCGGCGCGTCCTCAGCCTGCTCAAGGCGAGCGAGCTCCCGCCCTCGAAGGTGCTGGTCGGCGCGGGCGATCCGGGGACCGTACGCGTCGTGCGCGAGTTCGGCTTCCACGCCTGCTTGACCGTGCATCCGGCGCGCCTCCCTGCGGAAGCCGCGGTCCGGATCATCCGCCAGTACGGCGGCACGGGCATCCTGCTCGCGTCCGAGGCCGGAGCCGGGGCGAGCGATCTCCTCGCCGTCCCCCGCACGCTCCACCTCCTCGAACGTGCGGGGATCTCGCCGGAGATCACGAGGCGGGTCGGCTATGAGAACGCGATCGACTTCTTCGGCGTCGATCGGAGGGTTCTCTAG